Proteins from a single region of Mucilaginibacter daejeonensis:
- a CDS encoding LOG family protein, giving the protein MKALCIFCGANYNGDPLLAQAIEQLAQVMVSRNIALVFGGGRVGVMGMIADAVISKGGKTIGVIPEFLMNKEVGHTGLTELHVVQNMHQRKQMMNDLCDAIMTLPGGFGTLEEFFEVLTWLQLGLHTKPIGILNVNGFYDMLLKQMDVMVEQKFLKPANRELVLTSTDPIELVNLLDGFEARPDEVWFKDRDLT; this is encoded by the coding sequence ATGAAAGCACTATGTATATTTTGCGGAGCCAACTACAACGGTGATCCGCTGTTGGCCCAGGCCATTGAACAACTGGCCCAGGTAATGGTGAGCCGCAACATCGCCTTAGTGTTCGGTGGAGGCCGGGTAGGGGTGATGGGCATGATCGCCGATGCGGTGATCAGTAAAGGTGGCAAGACCATTGGTGTGATACCTGAATTCCTGATGAACAAAGAGGTTGGCCACACCGGGCTTACTGAGTTACACGTTGTACAGAATATGCATCAGCGTAAGCAAATGATGAATGATCTTTGCGATGCGATCATGACGCTTCCCGGTGGCTTCGGTACGTTGGAGGAATTTTTTGAGGTGCTCACCTGGTTACAGTTGGGCCTGCATACAAAACCGATCGGCATCCTGAACGTGAATGGCTTTTATGATATGCTGCTCAAGCAAATGGATGTGATGGTGGAGCAAAAGTTCCTGAAACCGGCGAACCGCGAACTGGTGCTTACCTCGACCGACCCGATCGAATTGGTGAACTTGCTGGATGGCTTTGAGGCACGGCCGGATGAGGTATGGTTCAAAGACCGTGACCTGACCTGA
- a CDS encoding helix-turn-helix domain-containing protein has product MPDKRPDNFFGVIERNIRQQAKALGITLSDLAKHIEMTEAGFYKMLSTESIKVKTLRKISQVLKQPIPFFFDDHSSGSVPYRLPEHLTQVAEPSEGYYNERESLKKQISLLESQLKDKELIIELLNRK; this is encoded by the coding sequence ATGCCTGACAAAAGACCTGACAATTTCTTTGGAGTGATCGAGCGTAATATAAGGCAACAAGCCAAAGCCTTAGGCATTACGTTATCTGATCTGGCAAAGCACATTGAAATGACCGAGGCAGGCTTCTACAAAATGCTTTCGACCGAGAGTATCAAGGTCAAGACCCTGCGCAAGATATCGCAGGTGTTAAAGCAGCCCATCCCTTTCTTTTTTGATGACCATTCTTCCGGCAGCGTTCCATACAGACTACCCGAGCATCTGACCCAGGTGGCCGAGCCCTCTGAAGGTTATTACAATGAGCGTGAAAGCCTCAAAAAGCAGATCAGCTTATTAGAGAGTCAGCTTAAGGACAAAGAGCTTATCATCGAACTGCTCAATCGTAAATAA
- the guaB gene encoding IMP dehydrogenase has translation MQLDPSKFVAEGLTYDDVLLLPAYSEVLPREVDTSSYLTKKIRLNIPVVSAAMDTVTESQLAIAIAQAGGLGMLHKNMSIQAQADEVRKVKRSESGMIQDPVTLDENALVSDAFKIMREYRIGGIPVIDADHKLKGIVTNRDLRFQKQMDRPVRDVMTSENLITAPQGTTLLQAEEILQDQKIEKLPVVDGDGRLCGLITFKDIQKFKNYPIACKDEHGRLRVGAAVGVTADTMDRVDALVKAGVDVIAIDTAHGHSKGVINQLKAVKAKYPDLQVIAGNIATADAARALAEAGADAVKVGIGPGSICTTRIIAGVGVPQLYAVYECAKALEGTGVPVIADGGIKHTGDIAKAIAAGASSIMAGSLFAGVEESPGETIIYEGRRFKSYRGMGSIEAMESGSKDRYFQDVEDDIKKLVPEGIVGRVPFKGTLAEVTYQFVGGLKASMGYCGAKDIATLQKARFVRITAAGIRESHPHDITITKEAPNYTR, from the coding sequence ATGCAGCTCGATCCATCCAAATTTGTTGCCGAAGGCCTAACGTATGATGACGTTCTTCTCCTTCCGGCTTATTCAGAAGTTTTACCGCGCGAGGTTGATACCAGCTCTTACCTGACCAAAAAGATCAGGCTGAACATCCCTGTCGTATCTGCCGCTATGGACACCGTTACCGAGTCGCAACTGGCTATTGCCATTGCACAGGCCGGTGGTTTAGGTATGCTGCACAAGAATATGAGCATACAGGCCCAGGCCGATGAGGTGCGCAAGGTAAAACGCTCGGAAAGTGGTATGATCCAGGATCCGGTAACGTTGGATGAGAATGCCCTGGTGTCTGACGCGTTCAAGATCATGCGTGAGTACAGGATCGGTGGCATACCGGTGATCGATGCCGACCACAAACTGAAAGGCATCGTGACCAACCGCGATCTGCGCTTCCAAAAACAAATGGACAGGCCCGTACGTGATGTGATGACCAGCGAGAACCTGATCACCGCGCCACAAGGTACTACCTTGCTGCAGGCCGAAGAGATACTGCAAGACCAAAAGATCGAGAAGCTACCCGTTGTTGATGGCGACGGCCGCTTATGCGGACTGATCACTTTCAAGGATATCCAAAAATTTAAGAACTACCCTATAGCTTGTAAGGATGAGCATGGCCGCTTAAGGGTAGGCGCAGCCGTAGGCGTAACTGCCGATACCATGGATCGTGTTGATGCCCTGGTTAAAGCAGGTGTGGATGTGATCGCGATCGATACAGCACACGGTCACTCCAAAGGGGTCATCAACCAACTGAAAGCCGTTAAAGCCAAATACCCTGATCTGCAAGTGATCGCCGGTAATATTGCCACTGCCGATGCTGCCCGCGCGCTGGCCGAGGCTGGTGCCGATGCGGTAAAAGTGGGTATCGGTCCGGGTTCGATCTGTACGACCCGTATCATTGCTGGTGTGGGTGTACCGCAACTATATGCTGTTTACGAGTGTGCCAAGGCCTTAGAGGGTACCGGCGTACCAGTGATCGCTGATGGTGGTATCAAGCATACAGGCGATATCGCCAAGGCTATAGCAGCCGGTGCTAGCTCGATCATGGCAGGTTCGTTATTTGCCGGTGTGGAAGAATCACCAGGCGAGACCATCATTTACGAAGGCCGTCGTTTCAAATCATACCGTGGCATGGGTTCGATCGAGGCCATGGAATCAGGTTCAAAAGATCGTTATTTTCAGGACGTAGAGGATGACATCAAGAAATTGGTACCCGAAGGTATCGTTGGTCGTGTGCCTTTCAAAGGTACGTTGGCCGAGGTCACTTACCAATTTGTTGGCGGTTTGAAAGCCAGTATGGGGTATTGCGGTGCCAAGGATATCGCTACCCTGCAAAAGGCCCGCTTCGTACGCATTACGGCGGCCGGTATCCGCGAGTCGCACCCGCACGATATCACCATCACTAAAGAAGCACCTAACTACACCAGGTAG
- the trxB gene encoding thioredoxin-disulfide reductase, with amino-acid sequence MSQDTEHVKCLIIGSGPAGYTAAIYAARADLKPVLYTGMLAGGQLTQTTDVENFPGYPNGVMGPEMMDDLRKQAERFGTDIRFGYVSSVDFSSLPHKVVVDEVKTITADTVIISTGASAKWLGLESEQKFNGFGVSACAVCDGFFFRGQDVAIVGAGDTAAEEATYLAKLCRKVYMLVRRDEFRASKAMVTRVLNTPNIEVIYNTETKEILGGDTGVTGVAVLNNQTNEERILDVTGFFVAIGHHPNTDIFKGIIDMDETGYIRTKAGSTHTNVEGVFCCGDAQDNIYRQAVTAAGTGCMAALDAERYLADKEAEEMMAHQ; translated from the coding sequence ATGTCTCAAGATACTGAACACGTTAAATGCCTCATTATTGGCTCAGGCCCTGCAGGCTATACCGCTGCTATATATGCTGCCCGTGCCGATCTTAAACCCGTGCTATATACGGGTATGCTGGCCGGCGGTCAACTCACCCAAACTACTGATGTGGAGAACTTTCCTGGCTATCCAAATGGTGTGATGGGCCCTGAAATGATGGATGACCTGCGCAAGCAGGCCGAGCGTTTTGGTACCGACATCCGTTTTGGATATGTGAGCTCGGTAGATTTTTCGAGCTTGCCACACAAAGTAGTTGTCGACGAGGTAAAAACCATCACTGCTGATACCGTGATCATATCGACCGGTGCCTCGGCTAAATGGCTTGGCCTGGAGTCAGAGCAAAAATTTAACGGCTTTGGCGTCTCCGCATGTGCCGTGTGCGATGGTTTCTTCTTCCGTGGTCAGGATGTGGCCATCGTTGGTGCCGGTGATACCGCTGCCGAAGAAGCTACCTATCTGGCTAAATTATGTCGCAAAGTTTATATGCTTGTTCGCCGCGATGAGTTCCGTGCCTCAAAGGCCATGGTTACCCGCGTGCTGAACACACCTAACATCGAGGTGATCTACAACACCGAGACCAAGGAGATATTAGGTGGCGATACCGGTGTTACTGGTGTTGCAGTGTTGAACAACCAAACCAACGAGGAAAGAATACTGGACGTGACCGGTTTCTTTGTGGCTATTGGTCACCATCCGAACACTGACATTTTTAAAGGTATAATCGATATGGACGAGACAGGCTATATCCGCACCAAGGCAGGCAGTACCCATACTAACGTAGAGGGCGTGTTCTGCTGTGGTGATGCGCAGGATAACATCTACCGCCAGGCAGTGACCGCAGCCGGTACAGGCTGTATGGCCGCGCTGGACGCCGAGCGTTATTTAGCCGATAAAGAAGCCGAAGAAATGATGGCACATCAATAA
- a CDS encoding M949_RS01915 family surface polysaccharide biosynthesis protein — protein MRPISFLLPLILMAAKPADQPIKTVQVPASAIPKDIKYSGKIINSVKYTDAGGDHLVITTETLSGTYLKDDADTRKAEIHAWNYDLKPGHQLLWKVADLSECPIVDVTAKYVPRTFAVTDLDHNGTAEVWLMYKTACRGDVSPSTMKIVMYEGQKKYAVRGTSRVALGKGESEGGAYTLDAAFKAAPERFRQYATSLWKKNINEVWE, from the coding sequence ATGCGACCTATCAGCTTTTTACTTCCATTAATATTGATGGCGGCCAAACCTGCCGACCAACCGATCAAGACCGTACAGGTGCCAGCATCTGCCATCCCGAAGGATATCAAGTACTCGGGCAAGATCATCAACAGCGTAAAATATACCGATGCCGGTGGAGACCATCTGGTGATCACTACCGAGACCTTAAGCGGTACTTACCTGAAAGATGACGCAGATACCCGCAAGGCCGAGATACATGCATGGAACTATGACCTCAAGCCTGGTCACCAATTATTATGGAAGGTGGCAGACCTAAGTGAGTGCCCGATAGTGGATGTGACCGCCAAGTACGTTCCGCGCACCTTTGCCGTTACCGATCTTGATCATAATGGCACTGCCGAGGTGTGGCTCATGTACAAGACCGCCTGCCGTGGTGATGTAAGCCCAAGCACCATGAAGATCGTAATGTATGAAGGTCAAAAAAAATATGCTGTACGCGGCACCAGCCGTGTAGCCCTTGGGAAGGGAGAAAGCGAGGGCGGTGCTTATACCTTAGACGCCGCCTTTAAAGCCGCGCCTGAACGGTTCAGGCAATATGCAACAAGCCTGTGGAAAAAGAATATCAACGAGGTTTGGGAATAA
- a CDS encoding carboxylesterase/lipase family protein, which produces MAQTGGKDLQVRTANGIVEGVAEASGVHSFKGIPFAQPPVGELRWTEPKEPKNWEGVRRADHFGPQAMQPFLYTDMIFRSAGKSEDCLYLNVWAPANAKGKKLPVLVYFYGGGLQMGDGSEGRYDGENMATKGMIAITVNYRLGVFGFMAHPELTRTSVHHSSGNYGLMDQHAALLWVQKNIAAFGGDPKRVTIAGESAGSMSVSAQVVSPLSKGLFAGAIGESGAILGNLAPAPLAEAEQAGVDFAKKVGATTLSDLRKIPAEDMLRSAQGTRFYVTIDGYFLTEQPQETFNTGQQMKVPLLAGWNSAEGGPQAILGKAEPTIENYKAALQRLYPDKAQAVVEVYKPATDADVEQVATELASDRFISYATWKFTDLHSRTSGEPVYRYYYTRPRPATVDGKPAAKGASHSAEIEYAMGNLRYNKVYAWSLDDHQVSNTMQSYFVNFIKTGNPNGIMSATSSTTKLPKWYSLQERVPKQIMIIDVNSRSEEAKHDDRYQLMNTFYNK; this is translated from the coding sequence ATGGCACAAACTGGCGGCAAGGATCTTCAGGTGCGTACCGCCAACGGCATTGTGGAAGGTGTGGCCGAAGCAAGTGGCGTTCATTCGTTTAAGGGGATCCCATTTGCCCAACCCCCTGTAGGTGAACTGCGCTGGACCGAACCAAAGGAACCCAAGAACTGGGAAGGCGTACGTAGGGCTGATCATTTTGGTCCGCAAGCCATGCAGCCTTTCTTGTATACCGATATGATCTTCCGCAGCGCGGGCAAGAGTGAAGATTGCTTATACCTGAACGTATGGGCACCCGCCAACGCAAAGGGCAAGAAGCTGCCGGTATTGGTTTACTTCTACGGCGGCGGCCTGCAAATGGGCGATGGTTCTGAAGGCCGGTACGATGGCGAAAACATGGCCACCAAAGGAATGATCGCCATCACGGTGAACTACCGTTTGGGCGTGTTCGGTTTCATGGCTCATCCCGAACTGACCCGGACATCGGTACATCACTCATCGGGCAATTATGGGTTGATGGATCAGCATGCGGCATTGCTTTGGGTGCAAAAGAATATAGCCGCTTTCGGTGGCGACCCTAAACGTGTCACCATCGCCGGGGAGTCGGCCGGTTCTATGTCGGTGAGTGCACAGGTGGTGTCACCATTATCAAAAGGCCTATTTGCCGGCGCTATAGGCGAGAGTGGCGCCATATTGGGCAACCTTGCACCAGCACCCTTAGCCGAAGCGGAACAAGCAGGTGTTGACTTCGCTAAAAAGGTAGGTGCCACTACGCTCAGTGACCTGCGCAAGATCCCTGCCGAAGATATGTTAAGGTCTGCCCAGGGCACCCGTTTTTATGTGACCATCGATGGCTACTTCCTGACCGAACAGCCGCAGGAGACCTTTAACACAGGCCAGCAAATGAAGGTGCCCTTACTGGCAGGTTGGAACTCGGCCGAAGGGGGACCGCAGGCCATATTGGGCAAAGCCGAACCGACCATCGAGAACTACAAGGCAGCACTGCAACGACTATATCCCGACAAGGCACAGGCCGTGGTCGAAGTGTACAAGCCAGCTACAGATGCCGATGTGGAACAGGTAGCCACCGAACTGGCCTCTGACCGGTTCATCTCTTACGCCACCTGGAAGTTCACTGATCTGCATAGCCGTACCAGCGGTGAACCGGTATACCGTTATTACTATACAAGGCCAAGGCCTGCCACTGTTGACGGTAAGCCCGCTGCAAAAGGCGCATCGCACTCGGCCGAGATCGAGTATGCTATGGGTAACCTTCGTTACAACAAAGTATACGCCTGGTCGCTCGATGATCATCAGGTATCCAATACCATGCAAAGCTATTTTGTCAATTTCATCAAGACAGGCAACCCCAATGGTATAATGAGCGCTACAAGCAGTACAACCAAATTGCCTAAGTGGTACAGCCTTCAAGAGCGGGTACCTAAACAGATCATGATCATCGATGTGAACAGCCGTTCGGAGGAAGCTAAGCACGATGACCGTTATCAATTAATGAATACTTTTTATAACAAGTAA